Proteins encoded within one genomic window of Setaria italica strain Yugu1 chromosome IV, Setaria_italica_v2.0, whole genome shotgun sequence:
- the LOC101780675 gene encoding uncharacterized protein At1g04910 isoform X5 yields the protein MEGASSSSSSSSSAAAALAVQGGRGGEVGIRVGATNIGRLRCTARQQQGKQHGGRGGGVTSWHLRVFAAVVGVMGCVLLAASLAMSALHQVQFRNAAISRNFRGLQELKQNIVRREKPDQIMHGRLLQMATSAVTKNGSESEDFAQWEEPYKQARKWTPCAAKHSLADEEPDEINNGFILISANGGLNQQRVAVCNAVVVAALLNATLVLPRFLYSSVWKDTSQFGDIYQEDYFVNYMKNDVHIVKELPPHLQSLDLEAIGSQVTDMDISKEAEPSEFVRSVLPILQQNGVVHFLGFGNRLGFDSVPVHLQRLRCRCNFHALKFVPELQQAGSLLVQRLRKVSAMQTEMDKQLFGNNMVELDPAAFAEDHAAGGPSRYLALHMRFEEDMVAYSLCEFGGGEEERRELQAYRETHFPTLAMRLRNATVSPEEQRSLGRCPLTPEESGLILSALGYDGRTFIYVAGSQIYGGAPRLRPLTRLYPNLVTKEDILTTDELAPFKNFSSRLAALDFIACASADVFAVTDSGSQLSSLVSGFRIYHGRGRAPTLHPNRKRYAQVLSEEGSIAWGGFRRRVRQMVEEYKRVSPRPRGRSVYRQPRTPGCMCRAAGDGSVDF from the exons ATGGAGggcgcttcttcttcttcttcttcttcgtcgtcggcggcggcggcgttggcggtgCAGGGAGGCCGGGGCGGGGAGGTGGGGATCCGGGTCGGCGCCACCAACATCGGGAGGCTTCGCTGCACGGCGCGGCAGCAGCAGGGGAAGCAGCacggcgggaggggcggcggcgtcaCGTCGTGGCACCTCAGGGTGTTCGCGGCCGTCGTCGGGGTCATGGGCTGCGTCCTGCTCGCCGCGTCGCTCGCCATGTCCGCGCTGCACCAGGTGCAGTTCAGGAACGCCGCCATCTCCAGGAACTTCAGGGGTCTCCAG GAGCTCAAGCAGAACATTGTAAGGAGGGAGAAACCAGACCAGATAATGCATGGAAGACTCCTGCAGATGGCAACTTCAGCGGTCACCAAG AATGGCTCTGAATCAGAGGATTTCGCGCAATGGGAAGAGCCCTACAAACAAGCACGGAAATGGACGCCCTGTGCTGCTAAGCACAGTTTGGCGGATGAAG AGCCTGACGAGATCAACAACGGTTTCATACTGATCAGCGCGAATGGTGGTCTCAACCAACAGCGTGTCGCT GTATGCAATGCTGTTGTCGTTGCTGCTCTGCTCAATGCTACACTAGTCCTCCCCCGATTCCTGTACAGCAGTGTGTGGAAGGACACAAG TCAGTTCGGTGACATCTATCAGGAAGACTACTTCGTGAACTACATGAAGAATGATGTGCACATTGTGAAAGAATTACCACCACACCTTCAGTCACTAGATCTCGAAGCAATCGGCAGCCAG GTCACTGACATGGACATCTCGAAAGAGGCTGAACCATCTGAATTCGTCAGATCTGTGCTTCCAATTCTCCAGCAAAATGGCGTCGTTCATTTCCTCGGATTCGGAAACCGTCTGGGCTTCGACTCAGTACCCGTCCATCTTCAG AGGCTGAGGTGCAGATGCAACTTCCACGCTCTCAAGTTCGTCCCCGAGCTCCAGCAAGCAGGCTCCCTGCTGGTCCAGCGGCTGCGCAAGGTGAGCGCGATGCAGACCGAGATGGACAAGCAGCTGTTCGGGAACAATATGGTCGAGCTCGACCCGGCGGCCTTCGCCGAggaccacgccgccggcgggccgaGCAGGTACCTCGCCCTGCACATGAGGTTCGAGGAGGACATGGTGGCCTACTCCCTATGCGAgttcggcggcggggaggaggagaggagggagctcCAGGCGTACAGGGAGACCCACTTCCCGACGCTCGCCATGCGCCTTCGGAACGC CACGGTTTCGCCGGAGGAGCAGCGCAGCCTGGGGAGGTGCCCGCTGACGCCGGAGGAATCGGGCCTCATCCTCTCCGCTCTCGGCTACGATGGCCGCACGTTCATCTACGTCGCCGGGTCGCAGATATACGGCGGCGCACCACGGCTGCGGCCCCTGACGCGGCTGTACCCGAATCTTGTCACCAAGGAGGACATCCTCACCACCGACGAGCTCGCTCCGTTCAAGAATTTCTCTTCACGG CTTGCGGCGCTGGACTTCATCGCGTGCGCCTCGGCGGACGTGTTCGCGGTGACGGACTCCGGCAGCCAGCTATCGTCGCTGGTGTCCGGGTTCCGGATCTACCACGGGAGGGGCCGCGCGCCGACGCTGCACCCGAACCGAAAGCGCTACGCGCAGGTGCTGTCGGAGGAAGGGAGCATCGCGTGGGGCGGGTTCCGGAGGAGGGTGAGGCAGATGGTGGAGGAGTACAAGCGGGTGAGCCCGCGGCCGAGGGGCCGGAGCGTGTACCGGCAGCCGAGGACGCCAGGGTGCATGTGCagggccgccggcgacggcagcgTCGACTTCTGA
- the LOC101780675 gene encoding uncharacterized protein At1g04910 isoform X3, whose protein sequence is MEGASSSSSSSSSAAAALAVQGGRGGEVGIRVGATNIGRLRCTARQQQGKQHGGRGGGVTSWHLRVFAAVVGVMGCVLLAASLAMSALHQVQFRNAAISRNFRGLQELKQNIVRREKPDQIMHGRLLQMATSAVTKNGSESEDFAQWEEPYKQARKWTPCAAKHSLADEVLTLELGQAEPDEINNGFILISANGGLNQQRVAVCNAVVVAALLNATLVLPRFLYSSVWKDTSQFGDIYQEDYFVNYMKNDVHIVKELPPHLQSLDLEAIGSQVTDMDISKEAEPSEFVRSVLPILQQNGVVHFLGFGNRLGFDSVPVHLQRLRCRCNFHALKFVPELQQAGSLLVQRLRKVSAMQTEMDKQLFGNNMVELDPAAFAEDHAAGGPSRYLALHMRFEEDMVAYSLCEFGGGEEERRELQAYRETHFPTLAMRLRNATVSPEEQRSLGRCPLTPEESGLILSALGYDGRTFIYVAGSQIYGGAPRLRPLTRLYPNLVTKEDILTTDELAPFKNFSSRLAALDFIACASADVFAVTDSGSQLSSLVSGFRIYHGRGRAPTLHPNRKRYAQVLSEEGSIAWGGFRRRVRQMVEEYKRVSPRPRGRSVYRQPRTPGCMCRAAGDGSVDF, encoded by the exons ATGGAGggcgcttcttcttcttcttcttcttcgtcgtcggcggcggcggcgttggcggtgCAGGGAGGCCGGGGCGGGGAGGTGGGGATCCGGGTCGGCGCCACCAACATCGGGAGGCTTCGCTGCACGGCGCGGCAGCAGCAGGGGAAGCAGCacggcgggaggggcggcggcgtcaCGTCGTGGCACCTCAGGGTGTTCGCGGCCGTCGTCGGGGTCATGGGCTGCGTCCTGCTCGCCGCGTCGCTCGCCATGTCCGCGCTGCACCAGGTGCAGTTCAGGAACGCCGCCATCTCCAGGAACTTCAGGGGTCTCCAG GAGCTCAAGCAGAACATTGTAAGGAGGGAGAAACCAGACCAGATAATGCATGGAAGACTCCTGCAGATGGCAACTTCAGCGGTCACCAAG AATGGCTCTGAATCAGAGGATTTCGCGCAATGGGAAGAGCCCTACAAACAAGCACGGAAATGGACGCCCTGTGCTGCTAAGCACAGTTTGGCGGATGAAG TTCTGACACTAGAATTGGGTCAAGCAGAGCCTGACGAGATCAACAACGGTTTCATACTGATCAGCGCGAATGGTGGTCTCAACCAACAGCGTGTCGCT GTATGCAATGCTGTTGTCGTTGCTGCTCTGCTCAATGCTACACTAGTCCTCCCCCGATTCCTGTACAGCAGTGTGTGGAAGGACACAAG TCAGTTCGGTGACATCTATCAGGAAGACTACTTCGTGAACTACATGAAGAATGATGTGCACATTGTGAAAGAATTACCACCACACCTTCAGTCACTAGATCTCGAAGCAATCGGCAGCCAG GTCACTGACATGGACATCTCGAAAGAGGCTGAACCATCTGAATTCGTCAGATCTGTGCTTCCAATTCTCCAGCAAAATGGCGTCGTTCATTTCCTCGGATTCGGAAACCGTCTGGGCTTCGACTCAGTACCCGTCCATCTTCAG AGGCTGAGGTGCAGATGCAACTTCCACGCTCTCAAGTTCGTCCCCGAGCTCCAGCAAGCAGGCTCCCTGCTGGTCCAGCGGCTGCGCAAGGTGAGCGCGATGCAGACCGAGATGGACAAGCAGCTGTTCGGGAACAATATGGTCGAGCTCGACCCGGCGGCCTTCGCCGAggaccacgccgccggcgggccgaGCAGGTACCTCGCCCTGCACATGAGGTTCGAGGAGGACATGGTGGCCTACTCCCTATGCGAgttcggcggcggggaggaggagaggagggagctcCAGGCGTACAGGGAGACCCACTTCCCGACGCTCGCCATGCGCCTTCGGAACGC CACGGTTTCGCCGGAGGAGCAGCGCAGCCTGGGGAGGTGCCCGCTGACGCCGGAGGAATCGGGCCTCATCCTCTCCGCTCTCGGCTACGATGGCCGCACGTTCATCTACGTCGCCGGGTCGCAGATATACGGCGGCGCACCACGGCTGCGGCCCCTGACGCGGCTGTACCCGAATCTTGTCACCAAGGAGGACATCCTCACCACCGACGAGCTCGCTCCGTTCAAGAATTTCTCTTCACGG CTTGCGGCGCTGGACTTCATCGCGTGCGCCTCGGCGGACGTGTTCGCGGTGACGGACTCCGGCAGCCAGCTATCGTCGCTGGTGTCCGGGTTCCGGATCTACCACGGGAGGGGCCGCGCGCCGACGCTGCACCCGAACCGAAAGCGCTACGCGCAGGTGCTGTCGGAGGAAGGGAGCATCGCGTGGGGCGGGTTCCGGAGGAGGGTGAGGCAGATGGTGGAGGAGTACAAGCGGGTGAGCCCGCGGCCGAGGGGCCGGAGCGTGTACCGGCAGCCGAGGACGCCAGGGTGCATGTGCagggccgccggcgacggcagcgTCGACTTCTGA
- the LOC101780675 gene encoding uncharacterized protein At1g04910 isoform X1: protein MEGASSSSSSSSSAAAALAVQGGRGGEVGIRVGATNIGRLRCTARQQQGKQHGGRGGGVTSWHLRVFAAVVGVMGCVLLAASLAMSALHQVQFRNAAISRNFRGLQELKQNIVRREKPDQIMHGRLLQMATSAVTKCRMALNQRISRNGKSPTNKHGNGRPVLLSTVWRMKNSMSSVLTLELGQAEPDEINNGFILISANGGLNQQRVAVCNAVVVAALLNATLVLPRFLYSSVWKDTSQFGDIYQEDYFVNYMKNDVHIVKELPPHLQSLDLEAIGSQVTDMDISKEAEPSEFVRSVLPILQQNGVVHFLGFGNRLGFDSVPVHLQRLRCRCNFHALKFVPELQQAGSLLVQRLRKVSAMQTEMDKQLFGNNMVELDPAAFAEDHAAGGPSRYLALHMRFEEDMVAYSLCEFGGGEEERRELQAYRETHFPTLAMRLRNATVSPEEQRSLGRCPLTPEESGLILSALGYDGRTFIYVAGSQIYGGAPRLRPLTRLYPNLVTKEDILTTDELAPFKNFSSRLAALDFIACASADVFAVTDSGSQLSSLVSGFRIYHGRGRAPTLHPNRKRYAQVLSEEGSIAWGGFRRRVRQMVEEYKRVSPRPRGRSVYRQPRTPGCMCRAAGDGSVDF from the exons ATGGAGggcgcttcttcttcttcttcttcttcgtcgtcggcggcggcggcgttggcggtgCAGGGAGGCCGGGGCGGGGAGGTGGGGATCCGGGTCGGCGCCACCAACATCGGGAGGCTTCGCTGCACGGCGCGGCAGCAGCAGGGGAAGCAGCacggcgggaggggcggcggcgtcaCGTCGTGGCACCTCAGGGTGTTCGCGGCCGTCGTCGGGGTCATGGGCTGCGTCCTGCTCGCCGCGTCGCTCGCCATGTCCGCGCTGCACCAGGTGCAGTTCAGGAACGCCGCCATCTCCAGGAACTTCAGGGGTCTCCAG GAGCTCAAGCAGAACATTGTAAGGAGGGAGAAACCAGACCAGATAATGCATGGAAGACTCCTGCAGATGGCAACTTCAGCGGTCACCAAG TGCAGAATGGCTCTGAATCAGAGGATTTCGCGCAATGGGAAGAGCCCTACAAACAAGCACGGAAATGGACGCCCTGTGCTGCTAAGCACAGTTTGGCGGATGAAG AACTCCATGTCTTCAGTTCTGACACTAGAATTGGGTCAAGCAGAGCCTGACGAGATCAACAACGGTTTCATACTGATCAGCGCGAATGGTGGTCTCAACCAACAGCGTGTCGCT GTATGCAATGCTGTTGTCGTTGCTGCTCTGCTCAATGCTACACTAGTCCTCCCCCGATTCCTGTACAGCAGTGTGTGGAAGGACACAAG TCAGTTCGGTGACATCTATCAGGAAGACTACTTCGTGAACTACATGAAGAATGATGTGCACATTGTGAAAGAATTACCACCACACCTTCAGTCACTAGATCTCGAAGCAATCGGCAGCCAG GTCACTGACATGGACATCTCGAAAGAGGCTGAACCATCTGAATTCGTCAGATCTGTGCTTCCAATTCTCCAGCAAAATGGCGTCGTTCATTTCCTCGGATTCGGAAACCGTCTGGGCTTCGACTCAGTACCCGTCCATCTTCAG AGGCTGAGGTGCAGATGCAACTTCCACGCTCTCAAGTTCGTCCCCGAGCTCCAGCAAGCAGGCTCCCTGCTGGTCCAGCGGCTGCGCAAGGTGAGCGCGATGCAGACCGAGATGGACAAGCAGCTGTTCGGGAACAATATGGTCGAGCTCGACCCGGCGGCCTTCGCCGAggaccacgccgccggcgggccgaGCAGGTACCTCGCCCTGCACATGAGGTTCGAGGAGGACATGGTGGCCTACTCCCTATGCGAgttcggcggcggggaggaggagaggagggagctcCAGGCGTACAGGGAGACCCACTTCCCGACGCTCGCCATGCGCCTTCGGAACGC CACGGTTTCGCCGGAGGAGCAGCGCAGCCTGGGGAGGTGCCCGCTGACGCCGGAGGAATCGGGCCTCATCCTCTCCGCTCTCGGCTACGATGGCCGCACGTTCATCTACGTCGCCGGGTCGCAGATATACGGCGGCGCACCACGGCTGCGGCCCCTGACGCGGCTGTACCCGAATCTTGTCACCAAGGAGGACATCCTCACCACCGACGAGCTCGCTCCGTTCAAGAATTTCTCTTCACGG CTTGCGGCGCTGGACTTCATCGCGTGCGCCTCGGCGGACGTGTTCGCGGTGACGGACTCCGGCAGCCAGCTATCGTCGCTGGTGTCCGGGTTCCGGATCTACCACGGGAGGGGCCGCGCGCCGACGCTGCACCCGAACCGAAAGCGCTACGCGCAGGTGCTGTCGGAGGAAGGGAGCATCGCGTGGGGCGGGTTCCGGAGGAGGGTGAGGCAGATGGTGGAGGAGTACAAGCGGGTGAGCCCGCGGCCGAGGGGCCGGAGCGTGTACCGGCAGCCGAGGACGCCAGGGTGCATGTGCagggccgccggcgacggcagcgTCGACTTCTGA
- the LOC101780675 gene encoding uncharacterized protein At1g04910 isoform X4 — MEGASSSSSSSSSAAAALAVQGGRGGEVGIRVGATNIGRLRCTARQQQGKQHGGRGGGVTSWHLRVFAAVVGVMGCVLLAASLAMSALHQVQFRNAAISRNFRGLQELKQNIVRREKPDQIMHGRLLQMATSAVTKFPFPPVQNGSESEDFAQWEEPYKQARKWTPCAAKHSLADEEPDEINNGFILISANGGLNQQRVAVCNAVVVAALLNATLVLPRFLYSSVWKDTSQFGDIYQEDYFVNYMKNDVHIVKELPPHLQSLDLEAIGSQVTDMDISKEAEPSEFVRSVLPILQQNGVVHFLGFGNRLGFDSVPVHLQRLRCRCNFHALKFVPELQQAGSLLVQRLRKVSAMQTEMDKQLFGNNMVELDPAAFAEDHAAGGPSRYLALHMRFEEDMVAYSLCEFGGGEEERRELQAYRETHFPTLAMRLRNATVSPEEQRSLGRCPLTPEESGLILSALGYDGRTFIYVAGSQIYGGAPRLRPLTRLYPNLVTKEDILTTDELAPFKNFSSRLAALDFIACASADVFAVTDSGSQLSSLVSGFRIYHGRGRAPTLHPNRKRYAQVLSEEGSIAWGGFRRRVRQMVEEYKRVSPRPRGRSVYRQPRTPGCMCRAAGDGSVDF; from the exons ATGGAGggcgcttcttcttcttcttcttcttcgtcgtcggcggcggcggcgttggcggtgCAGGGAGGCCGGGGCGGGGAGGTGGGGATCCGGGTCGGCGCCACCAACATCGGGAGGCTTCGCTGCACGGCGCGGCAGCAGCAGGGGAAGCAGCacggcgggaggggcggcggcgtcaCGTCGTGGCACCTCAGGGTGTTCGCGGCCGTCGTCGGGGTCATGGGCTGCGTCCTGCTCGCCGCGTCGCTCGCCATGTCCGCGCTGCACCAGGTGCAGTTCAGGAACGCCGCCATCTCCAGGAACTTCAGGGGTCTCCAG GAGCTCAAGCAGAACATTGTAAGGAGGGAGAAACCAGACCAGATAATGCATGGAAGACTCCTGCAGATGGCAACTTCAGCGGTCACCAAG TTTCCCTTCCCGCCAGTGCAGAATGGCTCTGAATCAGAGGATTTCGCGCAATGGGAAGAGCCCTACAAACAAGCACGGAAATGGACGCCCTGTGCTGCTAAGCACAGTTTGGCGGATGAAG AGCCTGACGAGATCAACAACGGTTTCATACTGATCAGCGCGAATGGTGGTCTCAACCAACAGCGTGTCGCT GTATGCAATGCTGTTGTCGTTGCTGCTCTGCTCAATGCTACACTAGTCCTCCCCCGATTCCTGTACAGCAGTGTGTGGAAGGACACAAG TCAGTTCGGTGACATCTATCAGGAAGACTACTTCGTGAACTACATGAAGAATGATGTGCACATTGTGAAAGAATTACCACCACACCTTCAGTCACTAGATCTCGAAGCAATCGGCAGCCAG GTCACTGACATGGACATCTCGAAAGAGGCTGAACCATCTGAATTCGTCAGATCTGTGCTTCCAATTCTCCAGCAAAATGGCGTCGTTCATTTCCTCGGATTCGGAAACCGTCTGGGCTTCGACTCAGTACCCGTCCATCTTCAG AGGCTGAGGTGCAGATGCAACTTCCACGCTCTCAAGTTCGTCCCCGAGCTCCAGCAAGCAGGCTCCCTGCTGGTCCAGCGGCTGCGCAAGGTGAGCGCGATGCAGACCGAGATGGACAAGCAGCTGTTCGGGAACAATATGGTCGAGCTCGACCCGGCGGCCTTCGCCGAggaccacgccgccggcgggccgaGCAGGTACCTCGCCCTGCACATGAGGTTCGAGGAGGACATGGTGGCCTACTCCCTATGCGAgttcggcggcggggaggaggagaggagggagctcCAGGCGTACAGGGAGACCCACTTCCCGACGCTCGCCATGCGCCTTCGGAACGC CACGGTTTCGCCGGAGGAGCAGCGCAGCCTGGGGAGGTGCCCGCTGACGCCGGAGGAATCGGGCCTCATCCTCTCCGCTCTCGGCTACGATGGCCGCACGTTCATCTACGTCGCCGGGTCGCAGATATACGGCGGCGCACCACGGCTGCGGCCCCTGACGCGGCTGTACCCGAATCTTGTCACCAAGGAGGACATCCTCACCACCGACGAGCTCGCTCCGTTCAAGAATTTCTCTTCACGG CTTGCGGCGCTGGACTTCATCGCGTGCGCCTCGGCGGACGTGTTCGCGGTGACGGACTCCGGCAGCCAGCTATCGTCGCTGGTGTCCGGGTTCCGGATCTACCACGGGAGGGGCCGCGCGCCGACGCTGCACCCGAACCGAAAGCGCTACGCGCAGGTGCTGTCGGAGGAAGGGAGCATCGCGTGGGGCGGGTTCCGGAGGAGGGTGAGGCAGATGGTGGAGGAGTACAAGCGGGTGAGCCCGCGGCCGAGGGGCCGGAGCGTGTACCGGCAGCCGAGGACGCCAGGGTGCATGTGCagggccgccggcgacggcagcgTCGACTTCTGA
- the LOC101780675 gene encoding uncharacterized protein At1g04910 isoform X2: protein MEGASSSSSSSSSAAAALAVQGGRGGEVGIRVGATNIGRLRCTARQQQGKQHGGRGGGVTSWHLRVFAAVVGVMGCVLLAASLAMSALHQVQFRNAAISRNFRGLQELKQNIVRREKPDQIMHGRLLQMATSAVTKFPFPPVQNGSESEDFAQWEEPYKQARKWTPCAAKHSLADEVLTLELGQAEPDEINNGFILISANGGLNQQRVAVCNAVVVAALLNATLVLPRFLYSSVWKDTSQFGDIYQEDYFVNYMKNDVHIVKELPPHLQSLDLEAIGSQVTDMDISKEAEPSEFVRSVLPILQQNGVVHFLGFGNRLGFDSVPVHLQRLRCRCNFHALKFVPELQQAGSLLVQRLRKVSAMQTEMDKQLFGNNMVELDPAAFAEDHAAGGPSRYLALHMRFEEDMVAYSLCEFGGGEEERRELQAYRETHFPTLAMRLRNATVSPEEQRSLGRCPLTPEESGLILSALGYDGRTFIYVAGSQIYGGAPRLRPLTRLYPNLVTKEDILTTDELAPFKNFSSRLAALDFIACASADVFAVTDSGSQLSSLVSGFRIYHGRGRAPTLHPNRKRYAQVLSEEGSIAWGGFRRRVRQMVEEYKRVSPRPRGRSVYRQPRTPGCMCRAAGDGSVDF, encoded by the exons ATGGAGggcgcttcttcttcttcttcttcttcgtcgtcggcggcggcggcgttggcggtgCAGGGAGGCCGGGGCGGGGAGGTGGGGATCCGGGTCGGCGCCACCAACATCGGGAGGCTTCGCTGCACGGCGCGGCAGCAGCAGGGGAAGCAGCacggcgggaggggcggcggcgtcaCGTCGTGGCACCTCAGGGTGTTCGCGGCCGTCGTCGGGGTCATGGGCTGCGTCCTGCTCGCCGCGTCGCTCGCCATGTCCGCGCTGCACCAGGTGCAGTTCAGGAACGCCGCCATCTCCAGGAACTTCAGGGGTCTCCAG GAGCTCAAGCAGAACATTGTAAGGAGGGAGAAACCAGACCAGATAATGCATGGAAGACTCCTGCAGATGGCAACTTCAGCGGTCACCAAG TTTCCCTTCCCGCCAGTGCAGAATGGCTCTGAATCAGAGGATTTCGCGCAATGGGAAGAGCCCTACAAACAAGCACGGAAATGGACGCCCTGTGCTGCTAAGCACAGTTTGGCGGATGAAG TTCTGACACTAGAATTGGGTCAAGCAGAGCCTGACGAGATCAACAACGGTTTCATACTGATCAGCGCGAATGGTGGTCTCAACCAACAGCGTGTCGCT GTATGCAATGCTGTTGTCGTTGCTGCTCTGCTCAATGCTACACTAGTCCTCCCCCGATTCCTGTACAGCAGTGTGTGGAAGGACACAAG TCAGTTCGGTGACATCTATCAGGAAGACTACTTCGTGAACTACATGAAGAATGATGTGCACATTGTGAAAGAATTACCACCACACCTTCAGTCACTAGATCTCGAAGCAATCGGCAGCCAG GTCACTGACATGGACATCTCGAAAGAGGCTGAACCATCTGAATTCGTCAGATCTGTGCTTCCAATTCTCCAGCAAAATGGCGTCGTTCATTTCCTCGGATTCGGAAACCGTCTGGGCTTCGACTCAGTACCCGTCCATCTTCAG AGGCTGAGGTGCAGATGCAACTTCCACGCTCTCAAGTTCGTCCCCGAGCTCCAGCAAGCAGGCTCCCTGCTGGTCCAGCGGCTGCGCAAGGTGAGCGCGATGCAGACCGAGATGGACAAGCAGCTGTTCGGGAACAATATGGTCGAGCTCGACCCGGCGGCCTTCGCCGAggaccacgccgccggcgggccgaGCAGGTACCTCGCCCTGCACATGAGGTTCGAGGAGGACATGGTGGCCTACTCCCTATGCGAgttcggcggcggggaggaggagaggagggagctcCAGGCGTACAGGGAGACCCACTTCCCGACGCTCGCCATGCGCCTTCGGAACGC CACGGTTTCGCCGGAGGAGCAGCGCAGCCTGGGGAGGTGCCCGCTGACGCCGGAGGAATCGGGCCTCATCCTCTCCGCTCTCGGCTACGATGGCCGCACGTTCATCTACGTCGCCGGGTCGCAGATATACGGCGGCGCACCACGGCTGCGGCCCCTGACGCGGCTGTACCCGAATCTTGTCACCAAGGAGGACATCCTCACCACCGACGAGCTCGCTCCGTTCAAGAATTTCTCTTCACGG CTTGCGGCGCTGGACTTCATCGCGTGCGCCTCGGCGGACGTGTTCGCGGTGACGGACTCCGGCAGCCAGCTATCGTCGCTGGTGTCCGGGTTCCGGATCTACCACGGGAGGGGCCGCGCGCCGACGCTGCACCCGAACCGAAAGCGCTACGCGCAGGTGCTGTCGGAGGAAGGGAGCATCGCGTGGGGCGGGTTCCGGAGGAGGGTGAGGCAGATGGTGGAGGAGTACAAGCGGGTGAGCCCGCGGCCGAGGGGCCGGAGCGTGTACCGGCAGCCGAGGACGCCAGGGTGCATGTGCagggccgccggcgacggcagcgTCGACTTCTGA
- the LOC101780675 gene encoding uncharacterized protein At1g04910 isoform X6: MEDSCRWQLQRSPSFPSRQCRMALNQRISRNGKSPTNKHGNGRPVLLSTVWRMKNSMSSVLTLELGQAEPDEINNGFILISANGGLNQQRVAVCNAVVVAALLNATLVLPRFLYSSVWKDTSQFGDIYQEDYFVNYMKNDVHIVKELPPHLQSLDLEAIGSQVTDMDISKEAEPSEFVRSVLPILQQNGVVHFLGFGNRLGFDSVPVHLQRLRCRCNFHALKFVPELQQAGSLLVQRLRKVSAMQTEMDKQLFGNNMVELDPAAFAEDHAAGGPSRYLALHMRFEEDMVAYSLCEFGGGEEERRELQAYRETHFPTLAMRLRNATVSPEEQRSLGRCPLTPEESGLILSALGYDGRTFIYVAGSQIYGGAPRLRPLTRLYPNLVTKEDILTTDELAPFKNFSSRLAALDFIACASADVFAVTDSGSQLSSLVSGFRIYHGRGRAPTLHPNRKRYAQVLSEEGSIAWGGFRRRVRQMVEEYKRVSPRPRGRSVYRQPRTPGCMCRAAGDGSVDF, encoded by the exons ATGGAAGACTCCTGCAGATGGCAACTTCAGCGGTCACCAAG TTTCCCTTCCCGCCAGTGCAGAATGGCTCTGAATCAGAGGATTTCGCGCAATGGGAAGAGCCCTACAAACAAGCACGGAAATGGACGCCCTGTGCTGCTAAGCACAGTTTGGCGGATGAAG AACTCCATGTCTTCAGTTCTGACACTAGAATTGGGTCAAGCAGAGCCTGACGAGATCAACAACGGTTTCATACTGATCAGCGCGAATGGTGGTCTCAACCAACAGCGTGTCGCT GTATGCAATGCTGTTGTCGTTGCTGCTCTGCTCAATGCTACACTAGTCCTCCCCCGATTCCTGTACAGCAGTGTGTGGAAGGACACAAG TCAGTTCGGTGACATCTATCAGGAAGACTACTTCGTGAACTACATGAAGAATGATGTGCACATTGTGAAAGAATTACCACCACACCTTCAGTCACTAGATCTCGAAGCAATCGGCAGCCAG GTCACTGACATGGACATCTCGAAAGAGGCTGAACCATCTGAATTCGTCAGATCTGTGCTTCCAATTCTCCAGCAAAATGGCGTCGTTCATTTCCTCGGATTCGGAAACCGTCTGGGCTTCGACTCAGTACCCGTCCATCTTCAG AGGCTGAGGTGCAGATGCAACTTCCACGCTCTCAAGTTCGTCCCCGAGCTCCAGCAAGCAGGCTCCCTGCTGGTCCAGCGGCTGCGCAAGGTGAGCGCGATGCAGACCGAGATGGACAAGCAGCTGTTCGGGAACAATATGGTCGAGCTCGACCCGGCGGCCTTCGCCGAggaccacgccgccggcgggccgaGCAGGTACCTCGCCCTGCACATGAGGTTCGAGGAGGACATGGTGGCCTACTCCCTATGCGAgttcggcggcggggaggaggagaggagggagctcCAGGCGTACAGGGAGACCCACTTCCCGACGCTCGCCATGCGCCTTCGGAACGC CACGGTTTCGCCGGAGGAGCAGCGCAGCCTGGGGAGGTGCCCGCTGACGCCGGAGGAATCGGGCCTCATCCTCTCCGCTCTCGGCTACGATGGCCGCACGTTCATCTACGTCGCCGGGTCGCAGATATACGGCGGCGCACCACGGCTGCGGCCCCTGACGCGGCTGTACCCGAATCTTGTCACCAAGGAGGACATCCTCACCACCGACGAGCTCGCTCCGTTCAAGAATTTCTCTTCACGG CTTGCGGCGCTGGACTTCATCGCGTGCGCCTCGGCGGACGTGTTCGCGGTGACGGACTCCGGCAGCCAGCTATCGTCGCTGGTGTCCGGGTTCCGGATCTACCACGGGAGGGGCCGCGCGCCGACGCTGCACCCGAACCGAAAGCGCTACGCGCAGGTGCTGTCGGAGGAAGGGAGCATCGCGTGGGGCGGGTTCCGGAGGAGGGTGAGGCAGATGGTGGAGGAGTACAAGCGGGTGAGCCCGCGGCCGAGGGGCCGGAGCGTGTACCGGCAGCCGAGGACGCCAGGGTGCATGTGCagggccgccggcgacggcagcgTCGACTTCTGA